A stretch of the Chanos chanos chromosome 1, fChaCha1.1, whole genome shotgun sequence genome encodes the following:
- the avp gene encoding vasopressin-neurophysin 2-copeptin, translating to MSETMLPLCILFLALYSLSSACYIQNCPRGGKRSFPDAGVRQCMACGPGDRGRCFGPSICCGPGLGCYIGSPEAAACVEENYVLTPCETGGRVCGSEGGHCAAPGVCCDSESCTLDSDCLEDSRYQLSADGTGGTRLGGSSPGEVLLRFLSLASTGQRRF from the exons ATGTCAGAGACAATGCTTCCGCTTTGCATCCTCTTCCTTGCGCTctactctctttcctctgcctgCTACATTCAGAACTGCCCACGAGGTGGAAAGCGCTCGTTTCCGGATGCTGGCGTTAGGCAG TGCATGGCTTGTGGTCCTGGGGACAGGGGTCGCTGCTTTGGTCCCAGTATCTGCTGTGGACCAGGTCTGGGCTGCTATATTGGCTCTCCAGAGGCAGCCGCCTGTGTTGAGGAGAACTATGTGCTGACCCCCTGTGAGACTGGAGGGAGAGTCTGTGGCTCTGAGGGGGGGCACTGTGCAGCGCCAGGGGTCTGCTGTGATTCAG AGAGCTGTACACTGGACTCAGACTGTTTGGAGGACAGCAGGTATCAGTTGTCAGCAGACGGCACCGGAGGTACCAGACTAGGTGGCAGTTCCCCTGGAGAGGTGCTGCTACGTTTTCTTAGTTTGGCTTCAACTGGGCAGAGGAGATTTTGA
- the ubox5 gene encoding RING finger protein 37: protein MVVNFCLPHFQTTVQCNKLCADGYDASNLLAGDPAVRRKGFKLEYFLRPPAHIALSFQVQVELCRVDIELWPWGMDQGKASRRLEIFTCSESPPQHQQERQPQEQDCGHFKLVGRCDLKDEVLVCFRHPTFRLRAPFPEPPPDPPPSTKQTDLWGRGLHSLSSVTYLKVSIPYGGAGSALGIKSLAVWGLPARCCPPLELEKIKQAHYSSLKPRPVASAPPLPVAKPAKPPSPDLVDSDKPIPEEFLDPLTQELMVLPMILPSGMVVDISTLEEYQRREATWGRPPNDPFTGVPFTSDSKPVPNPLLKGRIDSLVLKTGCTGVRGKNGFRTRPEPSRLIVPSNSEEPSPTSSTSLGESDFKITHTRESERTEKPQKNMDYSAVSHNQLIQCKAKKRPQTPEMDMGWSSANQRKRVRGVSLEGSFNGESSSTPSVSCPSTSEVFSSSVSRTPRTKEKPTYDSDLKHFTHEQRLSDSLDEALNSALLGLPRFTSQSTPETGPTDTVTGENKCGLCLCSLTVYPTSPAAYSLPCGHLLCRPCLQQKTSSDSDRLRVDCPTCSTTASPSAIIRVHH, encoded by the exons ATGGTGGTGAATTTCTGCTTGCCTCACTTCCAGACCACAGTGCAGTGTAACAAG ttatgtGCAGATGGTTACGACGCGTCCAACCTTTTGGCCGGGGACCCGGCGGTTCGACGGAAAGGTTTCAAGCTGGAGTATTTTCTGCGACCCCCTGCCCACATCGCTTTAAGTTTCCAGGTACAGGTGGAGTTGTGCCGCGTAGACATAGAGCTGTGGCCCTGGGGTATGGACCAAGGGAAAGCCTCTAGGAGACTTGAAATCTTCACTTGCTCTGAGTCTCCCCCACAGCACCAACAGGAACGCCAGCCGCAAGAACAAGACTGTGGCCACTTCAAACTAGTTGGGCGCTGTGACCTGAAAGATGAGGTGTTGGTGTGCTTTCGCCACCCCACCTTTAGATTACGAGCCCCTTTCCCTGAACCTCCACCTGACCCCCCCCCGAGCACAAAACAAACGGATCTTTGGGGCAGGGGGCTGCACTCTCTTAGTTCTGTTACATACTTAAAAGTCAGTATACCTTATGGTGGAGCTGGCTCTGCCCTCGGCATTAAATCCTTGGCTGTTTGGGGCCTTCCTGCTCGCTGTTGTCCACCCTTAGAGTTGGAGAAAATCAAACAGGCTCATTATAGCAGTTTGAAACCGAGACCTGTAGCATCAGCTCCACCCTTGCCTGTAGCTAAGCCAGCAAAGCCTCCCAGCCCAGATCTTGTAGACTCAGATAAGCCCATCCCAGAAGAGTTCCTGGATCCTCTGACCCAAGAGCTCATGGTACTGCCCATGATATTGCCCAGTGGCATGGTGGTGGACATCAGCACCTTGGAAGAGTATCAGCGACGGGAGGCCACCTGGGGACGGCCTCCCAACGACCCCTTTACTGGTGTACCTTTTACCAGTGACTCTAAACCAGTGCCCAACCCTCTCCTTAAAGGTCGCATTGATAGCTTAGTCCTGAAAACTGGTTGCACAGGAGTTCGGGGAAAGAACGGTTTTCGAACAAGGCCCGAACCCTCCAGACTCATTGTACCATCCAACAGCGAAGAGCCCAGTCCAACCTCTTCTACGTCTCTCGGTGAATCAGATTTCAAAATAACACATACACGGGAGTCAGAGAGGACTGAGAAACCTCAAAAGAACATGGACTATAGCGCTGTTAGCCACAACCAGCTAATTCAGTGTAAGGCAAAAAAGAGACCCCAGACTCCAGAGATGGACATGGGTTGGAGTTCGGcaaaccagagaaaaagagtTCGGGGTGTTTCTCTGGAAGGTTCTTTCAATGGGGAAAGCAGCTCGACCCCTTCTGTCAGCTGTCCGTCAACCAGTGAGGTTTTTTCGTCATCTGTCAGTAGGACAcctagaacaaaagaaaaacccaccTATGATTCAG ATCTGAAACACTTCACCCATGAACAACGATTATCAGATAGCTTAGATGAAGCCCTGAACTCTGCTCTTCTGGGCCTGCCAAGGTTTACCTCACAAAGCACACCGGAGACAGGCCCCACAGACACTGTCACAG GGGAAAACAAGTGTGGATTGTGTCTTTGCTCCCTCACTGTTTATCCCACGAGTCCGGCGGCCTACAGTTTACCTTGTGGACACCTGTTGTGTCGCCCGTGCCTGCAGCAAAAAACCTCCTCAGACTCGGACAGACTTCGGGTCGACTGTCCCACCTGCAGTACGACGGCTTCTCCCAGCGCAATCATAAGAGTCCATCACTGA
- the lzts3b gene encoding leucine zipper putative tumor suppressor 3, translating into MGSVGSGVAGEQEFAMKSVGTRTTLPRAPPLSRSAERLPPPPPMLGASEGTASSDERGSSTTDRPQLTSCESTSSNLDRVTANGDRPEANTASSNSAGRRDGSRGGVALDACGNIVGPNNEKNGTGTVQVKNRDSAITKPDGRTPPKIVPMSGKLEQNNSALVRPSAFKPVVPKSFHSMQNLVGQAGGGAGNRATGGTGGTGAPESLSEQDSPGGGRTGGDNGGQGGMSDSGRNSLTSLPTYTGSGTGYGPPPALGPLSASTSHINRLGTAAPTLEKLDKLEKPTYNNGLSASDSGRSSSGKSSSSYQRLCQLGDTPAPVRPSPSSDDIIQDLEDRLWEKEQEVLHMRRNLDQSEAAIVQVFEEKQRVWEREMEELRQNYAGRLQQVTRRAQRSQQALQAQIARLQQDKARLQEEISALLAQREELERKCLDYRKEQADILPRLEETKWEVCQKAGEISLLKQQLRESQSEVTQRAGEMVALRGQLKELNAQLKEREETMLGLKDSYANKSLELERCQGELKRTLAEVSMLRDKLVVFEAEVMGLKRALGELSNSDPVGGGGSTMSSSSSSGHLVSLRSTSHLTSDPLSPLSPLSPTVDALLSLQSDEAKVQRQEAGDLRRQLERLQSELRLERQQRERQALTFAQERHTWQDEKERVLKYQAQLQLSYVETLQRNQALEQRVGQLGAKLASNPSSPPPIAIPVPVPISVTLSPSPSGEDPKPPTLHQLAPPWPGPSRLERIESTEI; encoded by the exons ATGGGCAGCGTGGGGAGTGGGGTGGCGGGGGAGCAGGAGTTTGCCATGAAGAGCGTGGGCACTCGCACCACCTTGCCACGCGCTCCTCCTCTTTCCCGTAGCGCTGAgcgtcttcctcctcctccgccgATGCTGGGAGCGTCGGAGGGCACGGCATCCAGCGACGAGAGGGGCAGCAGCACTACGGATCGGCCACAGCTCACCAGCTGTGAGTCCACTTCATCAAACCTGGACCGCGTCACTGCCAACGGGGACCGACCGGAGGCAAACACAGCTAGCAGTAACTCCGCAGGGCGCAGGGATGGGAGCCGAGGTGGCGTGGCCTTAGATGCTTGCGGGAATATTGTAGGTCCCAACAACGAGAAGAATGGCACTGGCACAGTCCAAGTGAAGAACCGAGACAGCGCCATAACGAAACCTGATGGCCGTACGCCACCCAAGATTGTCCCCATGTCTGGAAAACTAGAGCAG AACAACTCTGCTCTGGTGCGTCCCTCTGCTTTCAAACCTGTGGTGCCAAAGAGCTTCCATTCCATGCAGAATCTAGTGGGCCAAGCAGGTGGGGGTGCTGGAAATCGTGCCACGGGGGGCACCGGGGGTACTGGTGCCCCTGAATCCCTAAGTGAACAGGACAGCCCCGGTGGGGGCAGGACAGGGGGTGACAATGGTGGCCAGGGAGGGATGTCAGATTCGGGAAGGAACTCTCTAACCAGCTTACCCACTTACACAGGCTCTGGCACAGGCTACGGCCCTCCTCCAGCCCTGGGACCCCTAAGCGCCTCCACCAGTCATATTAACAGACTGGGCACCGCAGCCCCCACCCTGGAGAAACTGGACAAACTGGAGAAGCCTACCTACAACAATGGCCTGAGTGCCTCCGACAGTGGACGCTCCTCCTCTGGAAAGAGTTCCTCATCTTATCAGAGACTTTGCCAGCTCGGTGACACCCCTGCCCCTGTacgtccctctccctcttctgaTGACATCATCCAGGACCTTGAGGACAGGCTTtgggagaaagagcaagaa GTGCTTCACATGCGCCGCAACCTAGACCAGAGCGAGGCCGCCATTGTGCAGGTGTTTGAGGAGAAACAGCGGGTGTGGGAGCGCGAGATGGAGGAGCTGCGGCAGAATTACGCCGGCCGGCTGCAGCAGGTGACGCGCCGCGCCCAGCGCAGCCAGCAAGCGCTGCAGGCTCAGATCGCCCGTCTGCAGCAGGACAAAGCCCGACTGCAGGAAGAGATCAGTGCACTGCTGGCCCAGCgtgaagagctggagagaaagtGCCTGGACTACAGGAAGGAGCAGGCCGATATCCTGCCCCGCCTGGAGGAGACCAAATGGGAG GTGTGTCAGAAGGCAGGGGAGATCTCTCTGCTGAAGCAGCAGCTGAGGGAGAGCCAGAGTGAGGTGACCCAGCGTGCAGGGGAGATGGTGGCTCTTCGAGGCCAGCTCAAAGAACTCAACGCCCAgctaaaagagagggaggagaccaTGCTTGGCCTGAAGGACTCTTATGCTAACAAGAGCCTGGAACTGGAGAGGTGTCAAGGTGAACTGAAGAGGACATTGGCAGag gtgTCTATGCTAAGGGATAAGTTGGTGGTGTTTGAGGCAGAGGTGATGGGTTTGAAACGGGCTCTGGGTGAGCTAAGTAACTCTGACCCCGTGGGAGGAGGTGGAAGCACCAtgagcagtagcagcagcagcgggCACTTGGTCAGCCTGCGCTCTACGTCAcacttgacctctgacccacTGTCCCCACTGTCACCCCTCAGTCCTACAGTGGATGCATTGCTTAGCCTGCAGAGTGATGAGGCTAAGGTCCAACGGCAGGAGGCGGGAGACCTCCGGCGGCAGTTGGAGAGGTTGCAGAGCGAGCTTCGCTTGGAACGACAACAGCGGGAACGTCAGGCGCTCACCTTTGCCCAGGAGCGCCACACCTGGCAGGACGAGAAAGAACGCGTGCTCAAGTACCAGGCGCAGCTGCAGCTCAGCTACGTGGAGACGTTACAGAGGAACCAGGCCCTGGAACAACGTGTGGGCCAGCTTGGGGCCAAGCTGGCTTCCAACCCCAGTTCACCCCCTCCTATCGCCATCCCTGTCCCCGTCCCCATCTCGGTCACTCTGTCCCCCTCACCATCAGGGGAGGACCCCAAACCTCCAACCCTGCACCAGCTGGCTCCTCCTTGGCCAGGACCTTCTCGTTTGGAGAGGATTGAATCTACTGAGATTTAA
- the sprb gene encoding sepiapterin reductase b: MSDFISDGCQDFGRALCVITGASKGFGRELAVQIAGLLKPKSVMLLVARSGKQLAELKDDLVASDGDKSQLVVHCIQADLGKKEGVEKTIRVAKETSAMDIDHLLLINNAASLGDVSRFAMSFTDREEVDAYLSLNVSSVLSLTAGVLQAFPWRHGLRRTVVNVSSLCALKPFPSWVLYCTGKAARDMMFRVLAEEEPDLRVLSYAPGPLDTDMQTQARCYSGDVKIRQSFSSMFAEGRLLTCQESGAKLMRLLLDDDFPSGAHVDFYEL, translated from the exons ATGTCAGATTTCATTTCCGACGGCTGCCAGGACTTCGGCCGGGCGCTCTGTGTCATCACCGGAGCTTCCAAGGGCTTCGGTCGAGAGCTGGCCGTGCAGATAGCCGGCCTCCTGAAACCCAAATCTGTTATGCTGCTGGTGGCCAGGTCAGGGAAGCAACTTGCTGAGCTGAAGGACGACTTAGTAGCCTCAGATGGTGACAAGAGCCAACTTGTGGTCCATTGCATACAGGCAGACCTGGGAAAGAAGGAAGGAGTTGAGAAAACTATCCGGGTGGCGAAAGAGACGTCTGCAATGGACATAGATCACTTGCTGCTTATCAACAATGCTG CTTCTCTGGGCGATGTGTCCCGGTTTGCTATGAGTTTCACGGACCGCGAGGAAGTGGACGCTTACCTGTCCTTAAACGTGAGCTCTGTGCTGAGTCTGACCGCGGGAGTGCTTCAGGCGTTCCCATGGCGACACGGCCTGAGGCGCACGGTGGTCAACGTCAGCTCCCTGTGCGCCCTGAAACCATTCCCATCCTGGGTGCTGTACTGTACCGGTAAAGCCGCCCGCGACATGATGTTCCGTGTGCTTGCTGAAGAGGAGCCTGACTTAAGAGTGCTCAGCTACGCCCCAG GCCCATTGGACACTGACATGCAGACCCAGGCTCGCTGCTACTCAGGCGACGTGAAGATCCGACAGTCCTTCTCCTCCATGTTTGCTGAAGGACGGCTGTTAACCTGTCAGGAGTCCGGGGCCAAGCTGATGAGACTCCTGCTAGACGATGACTTTCCCTCCGGGGCTCATGTGGATTTTTATGAACTGTAA